In Triticum aestivum cultivar Chinese Spring chromosome 5B, IWGSC CS RefSeq v2.1, whole genome shotgun sequence, the following proteins share a genomic window:
- the LOC123117378 gene encoding basic blue protein-like: MARGTMVPTLLVLLLAVCCATTVVHGKEWTVGDNKGWSFGVSGWESGKHIQSGDVLVFKYNPSMHNVVQVGEEDYNSCIVSSPSRTYTSSNDHIQLARGGKVFFICNLPGHCQQGMKIAVTA, translated from the exons ATGGCACGGGGAACCATGGTACCCACCCTTTTGGTGCTGCTTCTGGCTGTTTGCTGTGCAACCACTGTCGTCCATGGCAAGGAGTGGACCGTTGGCGACAACAAGGGATGGAGCTTTGGCGTCTCCGGATGGGAGAGTGGCAAGCACATCCAGTCCGGCGACGTGCTTG TGTTCAAGTACAACCCGAGTATGCACAACGTGGTGCAGGTGGGAGAAGAAGACTACAACTCGTGCATTGTCTCGAGCCCGTCGAGGACCTACACCTCCAGCAATGACCACATCCAGCTCGCCCGCGGAGGCAAAGTGTTCTTCATCTGCAACCTTCCGGGTCACTGCCAGCAAGGCATGAAGATCGCCGTCACTGCTTAA